In one window of Archocentrus centrarchus isolate MPI-CPG fArcCen1 chromosome 11, fArcCen1, whole genome shotgun sequence DNA:
- the LOC115787648 gene encoding uncharacterized protein LOC115787648, producing the protein MDSSRVAFCPFCGAHMSRLTRFCFSCGRSLEFLNGTEQTERPDMLQQCIRYFNEGHSYAVIVDMMACLHGVHISLRSLKSKLNDAGLYRRKDLSSTDVITRAIRVELRGPGQLFGYRMMWQVLRQKYNLRVRRDHVMNLLRELNPQGCERRARRRFIRRTYHSMGPNYMWHVDGYDKLKPFGLALSGCIDGFSRKVLWLICGATNNDPSVIAHYFLSCVRNLGVIPMRLRTDCGTENGTMAAIQCTLRHHHNDYYSGASSHMYGSSTTNQRIESWWSIFRKGRCQFWMELFADLREAGYLNGSHEHQCLLRYCFGDVIQRDLDECMRLWNSHRIRPSRTASCPGGVPNELYYLPHRFGSRDCGFKIEMTELDAFPDVHLTRAPCGDPNMQEYLDFAVEHNHLQKPEQWQSSTELYLKLKEIAQL; encoded by the exons ATGGACAGCAGTCGAGTGGCGTTTTGCCCGTTTTGCGGGGCACATATGAGTAGATTAAcgcggttttgtttttcttgtggacGGTCCTTAGAGTTTTTAAACGGCACAGAACAGACAGAACGACCAGATATGCTGCAGCAGTGCATACGATATTTTAATGAGGGTCACTCATACGCTGTAATCGTAGACATGATGGCATGTTTACACGGTGTACACATCAGCTTAAGGTCGCTGAAAAGCAAACTGAATGATGCCGGGTTATATCGCAGAAAGGATTTGTCCTCTACCGACGTCATAACTAGAGCAATACGAGTGGAACTTCGTGGACCTGGACAGCTGTTTGGCTACCGCATGATGTGGCAGGTACTCAGACAAAAGTACAATCTGCGAGTGAGGAGGGATCATGTAATGAATTTGCTCCGGGAGCTTAATCCTCAAGGGTGCGAGAGGAGAGCACGCAGAAGGTTTATAAGAAGAACCTACCACTCCATGGGACCGAACTATATGTGGCACGTGGATGGTTATGATAAACTCAAGCCATTCGGTCTGGCACTTTCAGGGTGCATCGATGGATTTTCCCGTAAAGTACTGTGGCTTATATGTGGCGCAACAAATAATGACCCATCTGTGATCGCTCACTATTTCCTGTCATGTGTGCGAAACCTCGGTGTCATCCCCATGAGACTGAGAACCGATTGCGGCACGGAGAACGGGACCATGGCCGCAATTCAGTGCACGCTACGCCACCACCACAATGACTACTACTCTGGAGCGTCCAGCCACATGTATGGCTCATCCACAACCAACCAGAGGATTGAGTCCTGGTGGTCCATATTCAGAAAGGGAAG gtGTCAGTTCTGGATGGAGCTATTTGCAGACCTTAGAGAAGCTGGATACTTAAATGGGAGTCACGAGCATCAGTGTCTGCTGAGATATTGCTTTGGTGATGTTATTCAGAGGGACTTGGATGAGTGTATGAGACTGTGGAACAGTCACAGGATCCGCCCCTCCAGAACAGCATCATGTCCAGGAGGAGTGCCAAATGAGCTCTACTACTTACCACACAG GTTTGGCTCCAGAGACTGTGGATTTAAAATCGAAATGACTGAACTGGATGCCTTTCCTGACGTTCATCTGACAAGAGCTCCATGTGGGGACCCAAACATGCAAGAATACTTGGACTTTGCAGTGGAGCACAATCATTTACAGAAGCCAGAACAGTGGCAGTCTTCAACTGAACTATATCTGAAACTAAAAGAAATTGCTCAGCTATGA
- the LOC115788239 gene encoding LOW QUALITY PROTEIN: G2/M phase-specific E3 ubiquitin-protein ligase-like (The sequence of the model RefSeq protein was modified relative to this genomic sequence to represent the inferred CDS: deleted 1 base in 1 codon; substituted 1 base at 1 genomic stop codon) — translation MAECNGLSSYAKGLSAKDRENYLRKLTLTTGNWLTDPCSINTGWVDDVSNCGQFLEYRSSKSKERQSFNYGPRGRHRAKEQKHVQRCTGTSSYNSARTGNVIFRRSSYSENCDMLVRFTDDAGVYEEGIDTGGPRXEFLTLLMKHLKDRPIFDGPEGHRFLVYNANAVREDEYFLAGQMIAVSVVHGGPGPHFLSEDLVQYLAGQPSFKPTVNLITDEEIGKALREIENAATLDALQECIMRHSTMLQTAGCLRHVAAVDEKTEIVATYLQWYIFDRNSSVIDRFKDGLSALKFLTALQQHPTLLTPVLCHCEKRLTAFELERLFKPQLSPSGSNRRLKESQTLACWADYLLDCEGL, via the exons ATGGCGGAATGCAATGGCTTGTCAAGCTACGCTAAGGGATTATCCGCGAAAGATCGAGAAAACTACCTCCGCAAGTTAACTTTGACCACCGGCAACTGGCTAACAGATCCCTGCAGTATTAACACAGGGTGGGTGGACGACGTTAGTAACTGCGGTCAA TTCCTGGAATACCGAAGCTCGAAGTCCAAAGAGCGTCAGTCTTTTAACTACGGGCCTAGAGGAAGACACCGGgctaaagaacaaaaacacgtCCAG AGATGCACTGGGACATCAAGCTACAATTCAGCCAGGACAGGTAATGTCATTTTCAGACGTTCATCATATTCTGAAAACTGTGACATGCTGGTCAGATTTACCGATGATGCAGGTGTTTATGAGGAAGGGATTGACACAGGTGGTCCAAGATGAGAA TTTTTAACTCTGCTAATGAAGCACCTGAAAGACCGGCCAATTTTTGATGGACCAGAGGGACATCGGTTCTTGGTCTATAATGCAAATG CTGTTAGGGAGGATGAATACTTCCTGGCAGGACAGATGATTGCAGTTTCAGTTGTACATGGAGGTCCGGgaccccatttcctgtcagaaGATCTTGTACAGTATCTTGCTGGCCAGCCTTCATTCAAACCAACAGTTAATTTAATAACTGATGAAGAAATAGGGAAAGCTTTGCGAGAG attGAGAATGCTGCTACATTGGATGCTCTACAAGAATGTATCATGAGACACAGCACAATGTTGCAGACAGCAGGCTGTCTTAGACATGTGGCTGCTGTGGACGAAAAGACAGAAATTGTGGCCACCTACCTCCAGTGGTATATTTTTGACCGCAACTCATCTGTAATTGACAG ATTCAAAGATGGTCTTTCAGCTCTTAAGTTCCTGACTGCACTACAGCAACACCCTACTTTGCTGACCCCTGTCCTGTGCCACTGTGAAAAGCGACTGACTGCCTTTGAGCTTGAGAGACTCTTCAAACCTCAACTCAGCCCTTCAGGGAGTAATAGGAGACTGAAAGAAAGCCAAACCTTGGCCTGCTGGGCAGACTATCTCCTTGATTGTGAAGGTTTGTAA